One genomic region from Candidatus Methylomirabilota bacterium encodes:
- a CDS encoding heme-binding protein produces the protein MARLTLAQATTIIENALKKGRQLGCAPLAVAVLDEGGNLKAFAREDGAGILRQQIATGKAWGALGMGFGSRTLAKRATDNPAFFAALFAASQGRLVPAAGGVLIRDGAGEVLGAVGISGDTSDKDEACALEGIQAARLTGETG, from the coding sequence ATGGCTCGACTGACGCTGGCCCAGGCCACCACCATCATCGAGAACGCGCTCAAGAAAGGGCGGCAACTCGGCTGCGCGCCGCTGGCCGTCGCCGTGCTGGACGAGGGCGGCAACCTCAAGGCCTTTGCCCGGGAGGACGGCGCCGGCATCCTCCGGCAGCAGATCGCGACCGGCAAGGCCTGGGGGGCCCTGGGCATGGGGTTCGGCTCCCGGACGCTGGCCAAGCGGGCCACGGACAACCCGGCGTTCTTCGCGGCCCTCTTCGCGGCCTCCCAGGGCCGGCTGGTCCCCGCTGCCGGGGGCGTGCTCATCCGCGACGGCGCGGGAGAAGTGCTGGGCGCCGTCGGCATCTCGGGCGACACATCCGACAAGGACGAGGCCTGCGCGCTGGAGGGCATCCAGGCCGCCCGCCTGACCGGCGAGACGGGCTGA
- a CDS encoding GGDEF domain-containing protein, producing MRRLLRLLPGFLLVAAASVVLLVPDSRDWAHTVGPSVGYVVALAGIVLGLRFRNTRVLLALIVLVLADQVIGRWAPTASPTSAAGIARTVVVLLVPLNLAALAWMPDRGSPWRRVRLWAILIAVQAIAVAVLFVPEAAEAARAFWRSVRVAAPLQWSAVFAFGVAVALALMRFLRHPRPTEGGFVWAVIAAFLALGLGADSLDASVYLATGSLILLVAVMETSHAMAFSDELTGLPSRRALNDALTELGERYTVAMVDIDHFKKFNDTYGHQAGDQLLRKVATTLTGVSGGGRAFRYGGEEFAVVFTGLSAEEATPHLEALRETIADSSFGLRGRRRPRRKPQQPRPGSRQSQRVTVSIGAADSASAGPAAADVVRAADEALYRAKRAGRNRLAV from the coding sequence GTGAGACGCCTCCTCCGGCTGCTTCCGGGTTTCCTGCTCGTCGCCGCCGCGTCGGTCGTCCTCCTCGTGCCCGATTCGCGGGACTGGGCCCACACGGTGGGGCCCAGCGTCGGCTACGTGGTGGCGCTCGCCGGCATCGTGCTCGGTCTCCGGTTCCGGAACACCCGCGTCCTGCTCGCCCTGATCGTGCTGGTCCTCGCCGACCAGGTGATCGGGCGCTGGGCGCCGACCGCCAGCCCCACCAGCGCGGCCGGCATCGCCCGCACCGTCGTCGTCCTGCTGGTGCCCTTGAACCTCGCCGCCCTGGCCTGGATGCCCGACCGGGGCTCGCCGTGGCGGCGCGTGCGACTGTGGGCGATCCTCATCGCGGTGCAGGCCATCGCCGTGGCCGTGCTCTTCGTTCCCGAAGCTGCCGAGGCCGCGCGGGCCTTCTGGCGCAGCGTCCGCGTGGCGGCCCCGCTGCAATGGTCGGCGGTCTTCGCCTTCGGCGTCGCCGTGGCCCTGGCCCTGATGCGCTTCCTGCGCCACCCCCGCCCGACCGAGGGCGGGTTCGTGTGGGCGGTGATCGCCGCCTTCCTCGCCCTCGGGCTGGGCGCCGACAGCCTGGACGCCAGCGTGTACCTGGCGACCGGCAGCCTCATCCTGCTCGTCGCCGTGATGGAGACCTCGCACGCGATGGCATTCAGCGACGAGCTGACGGGGCTGCCGTCGCGACGGGCGCTCAACGATGCCCTGACCGAGCTGGGCGAGCGCTACACGGTCGCCATGGTCGACATCGACCACTTCAAGAAGTTCAACGACACGTACGGGCACCAGGCTGGCGACCAGCTCCTGCGGAAAGTCGCCACGACCCTCACGGGCGTGTCCGGGGGCGGCCGGGCTTTCCGCTACGGCGGCGAGGAGTTCGCCGTGGTCTTCACGGGCCTGTCAGCCGAGGAAGCCACGCCGCACCTGGAGGCGTTGCGCGAGACGATCGCCGATTCGTCGTTCGGCCTGCGGGGGCGCCGCCGTCCCCGCCGCAAGCCGCAGCAGCCCAGGCCCGGCAGCCGGCAGAGCCAGCGGGTCACCGTCAGCATCGGCGCGGCCGATTCCGCGTCGGCGGGCCCGGCGGCGGCCGACGTCGTGCGGGCGGCGGACGAAGCGCTCTATCGGGCCAAGCGGGCGGGCCGCAACCGGCTGGCCGTCTGA
- the hpaB gene encoding 4-hydroxyphenylacetate 3-monooxygenase, oxygenase component: MPARTGAEYLARLQKAPCEVHLAGRRIEDVTTCPGLANGARSVASLYDMQHDPALRDEMTYPSPTTGQRVGLSFIVPRIPDDLARRRVMMSHWAHTSFGMMGRTPDFLNVSIMAMASAGDYFGRNRPEFRQNIVNYYEYVREHDLVLTHTLVNLQRNRAPVGTVVEDRTDVALAVVRETDAGIVVRGPRVLATLGPLADEIAVYPARSHRLPGAALDRYAVAFAIPCATPGLRFLCRESYDLGRSPFDHPLGSRFEEMDAIVFFDDVLVPWERVFLYGDTELCNNMVSATNQYTHSGHQVVTKNVAKCEFVVGVANLMVKVLGSQSLPHVQAMLAELIEDLEVTKALLCAAEVNAEIDQWGVLCPARAPLTVARNLFIRMYPRMAEIIQLLGSSSLMALPGEQDFSGPLGREIEKYLETDTASARDRVQLFHLAWDLACSAFGSRQVLYERFFQGDWMRNATLLYNSYDVEPLMQQVRRFMAR; the protein is encoded by the coding sequence ATGCCAGCGCGCACCGGAGCGGAGTATCTGGCTCGATTGCAGAAGGCGCCGTGTGAGGTCCACCTGGCGGGCCGGCGCATCGAGGACGTGACCACGTGTCCGGGCCTGGCCAATGGTGCGCGCTCCGTCGCCAGCCTCTACGACATGCAGCACGACCCCGCGCTCCGCGACGAGATGACGTATCCGTCTCCGACGACAGGTCAGCGCGTGGGCCTGTCCTTCATCGTGCCCAGGATCCCGGACGATCTGGCCCGCCGCCGGGTGATGATGTCCCACTGGGCCCACACCAGCTTCGGCATGATGGGCCGCACGCCGGACTTCCTCAACGTCAGCATCATGGCCATGGCCAGCGCCGGCGACTACTTCGGCCGGAACCGCCCGGAGTTCCGGCAGAACATCGTCAATTACTACGAGTACGTCCGCGAGCACGATCTGGTCCTCACCCACACCCTGGTCAACCTGCAACGCAACCGCGCCCCGGTGGGCACGGTTGTGGAAGATCGCACGGACGTCGCCCTGGCCGTCGTCCGGGAGACCGACGCCGGCATCGTGGTGCGGGGCCCCCGCGTCCTGGCCACGCTGGGCCCGCTGGCCGACGAGATCGCCGTGTATCCGGCGCGCTCGCACCGGCTGCCGGGCGCGGCCCTGGACCGTTACGCCGTGGCCTTCGCCATTCCGTGCGCGACCCCGGGGCTGCGCTTCCTCTGTCGCGAGAGCTACGACCTGGGCCGCTCGCCCTTCGATCACCCCCTCGGCTCCCGCTTCGAGGAGATGGACGCCATCGTCTTCTTCGACGACGTGCTGGTGCCCTGGGAGCGCGTCTTCCTCTACGGCGACACGGAGCTCTGCAACAACATGGTGAGCGCCACGAACCAGTACACGCACTCCGGGCACCAGGTGGTGACCAAGAACGTCGCCAAGTGCGAGTTCGTGGTGGGAGTGGCCAACCTCATGGTCAAGGTCCTCGGCTCGCAGAGCCTGCCCCACGTGCAGGCCATGCTGGCCGAGCTCATCGAGGACCTCGAGGTCACGAAGGCGCTGCTGTGCGCGGCCGAGGTCAATGCCGAGATCGACCAGTGGGGCGTGCTCTGTCCGGCCCGCGCCCCGCTCACGGTCGCCCGCAACTTGTTCATCCGGATGTATCCGCGGATGGCGGAGATCATCCAGCTCCTCGGCTCCAGCAGCCTGATGGCGCTGCCCGGCGAGCAGGATTTCTCCGGGCCGCTGGGCCGGGAGATCGAAAAGTACCTGGAGACGGACACCGCCAGCGCCCGGGACCGCGTGCAGCTCTTCCACCTGGCCTGGGATCTGGCGTGCAGCGCCTTCGGCTCGCGGCAGGTGCTCTACGAGCGCTTCTTCCAGGGCGACTGGATGCGCAACGCGACCCTGCTCTACAACAGCTACGACGTGGAGCCGCTGATGCAGCAGGTGCGCCGCTTCATGGCCCGCTAG
- a CDS encoding sigma-70 family RNA polymerase sigma factor, producing MTGPDDPEWVARLRTGDVQAFEELVIAYQHRVFGVALRMLGNRAEAEEIAQETFVRAHRALPEFRGDAKLSTWLFAIASRLCLNRLAAGERRMRREGEETLLRLPADADPAAGVERREVEVALHRAIEALPEERRIVVILRDLEGLGYEEIARALGLELGTVRSRLHRARMELKEKMERFLP from the coding sequence ATGACGGGGCCCGACGACCCCGAGTGGGTGGCGCGCCTGCGGACGGGCGACGTCCAGGCCTTCGAGGAGCTGGTCATCGCCTACCAGCACCGGGTGTTCGGGGTCGCCCTCCGGATGCTCGGCAACCGCGCCGAGGCGGAGGAGATCGCGCAAGAGACGTTCGTGCGCGCCCATCGCGCGCTGCCGGAATTCCGGGGCGACGCGAAGCTCTCGACCTGGCTCTTCGCGATCGCCTCCCGGCTGTGCCTGAACCGGCTCGCCGCCGGCGAGAGGCGGATGCGGCGTGAGGGCGAGGAGACGCTCCTGCGCCTGCCGGCCGACGCCGATCCGGCCGCGGGCGTCGAGCGCCGGGAGGTCGAAGTGGCCCTGCACCGGGCGATCGAGGCGCTCCCCGAGGAGCGGCGGATCGTGGTGATCCTGAGAGATCTGGAAGGGCTCGGCTACGAGGAGATCGCCCGGGCCCTGGGGCTCGAGCTTGGCACGGTGCGCTCTCGCCTGCACCGGGCCCGGATGGAGCTGAAGGAGAAGATGGAGCGGTTCCTGCCATGA
- a CDS encoding anti-sigma factor — protein MTTCSEARELFSALVDDALTPDEQARLDLHLAGCAECREELQRFRSLVSLVRAVPPERAPVGFVDGVLDRTSRAPWHRRLLFPLSQKVPLGVAAAVLVGVLVSLLYRASPQLDQAARRDIGPPPAAVEAPVLGEATKPQTPAGVEAPGVGETTEREAPASPAPAAPQEGSARLSDAPQSDQQRERPERFRAEPREPVSAGKASEPVQRRKTEAEQQVTGLATPARDVAGRLTVSDVAAAERALGELVSRSGGWQTGRRWTPDGREVDVSIPRAAVDEFMRELARLGSWQAARATESPGDPVRMGIQLVR, from the coding sequence ATGACGACGTGCTCCGAGGCCCGGGAGCTCTTCTCGGCCCTGGTCGACGACGCGCTCACGCCCGACGAGCAAGCCCGGCTCGACCTCCACCTGGCCGGCTGCGCCGAATGCCGCGAGGAGCTGCAGCGCTTCCGGAGCCTCGTGTCGCTCGTCCGCGCGGTGCCGCCCGAGCGGGCGCCCGTGGGCTTCGTGGACGGGGTGCTCGACCGGACGAGCCGGGCGCCGTGGCATCGGCGCCTCCTCTTCCCGCTCTCCCAGAAGGTCCCGCTCGGCGTGGCGGCGGCGGTGCTCGTCGGTGTGCTCGTGAGCCTGCTGTACCGCGCTTCGCCCCAGCTCGATCAGGCAGCCCGGCGCGACATCGGGCCACCGCCGGCTGCGGTCGAGGCGCCGGTTCTGGGCGAAGCGACGAAACCGCAGACGCCGGCTGGTGTCGAGGCGCCGGGCGTGGGTGAGACGACAGAAAGAGAAGCGCCGGCTAGCCCGGCGCCGGCGGCGCCTCAGGAGGGCTCGGCACGTTTGTCGGACGCGCCACAGTCTGATCAACAGCGCGAGCGTCCCGAGCGCTTCCGGGCCGAGCCACGAGAGCCGGTCTCCGCAGGCAAGGCGAGCGAACCGGTCCAGCGCAGGAAGACCGAGGCCGAGCAGCAGGTAACCGGGCTTGCGACACCGGCGCGCGACGTGGCCGGACGCCTCACCGTGAGTGACGTCGCGGCCGCCGAGCGCGCGCTCGGCGAGCTCGTCTCTCGCTCGGGGGGCTGGCAGACCGGCCGCCGGTGGACTCCGGACGGCCGCGAAGTCGACGTGTCGATCCCCCGCGCCGCCGTGGACGAGTTCATGCGCGAGCTGGCGCGCCTGGGCTCCTGGCAGGCCGCGCGGGCCACCGAGTCGCCTGGCGACCCGGTACGCATGGGCATCCAGCTCGTCCGCTAA
- a CDS encoding DUF4139 domain-containing protein, which yields MRQLIACALFLAVGTAEAAPTSLAVSRDNQKDVMVTIYNGNLGLVKDTREIRLPAGVHHLRFMDVAALIDPTTLHLKSLTDAGGLRILEQNYEYDLLTSQKLMEKYVGRKVRLYQGSSWIEATLLSTNGPVFEINGQIHLGHHGQMVLPALPENLVSKPTLVWLLRNRAPAPQRIEASYLTSGITWKADYVLVLNPDDTRTDLTGWVTIDNKSGATYPNAALKLVAGDLNRARDPRREGRVMEMAAKAASVGDASLDFRAEGFFEYHLYTLDGRTTIKDNQTKQLTLMAASEIPVQKHFIYWGAQDYYRNRYGVPISNQKVGVYLEIKNAKEHRLGVPLPRGKVRVYKADASGSHQLIGEDWIGHTPRDERVKVKMGEAFDVVGDRKQTDWKKIAPHVWEVEWEVSLRNHKKAPVTVQVIEPVPGEWQVLHATHKGDRIEAHTLRFDVPIAGESAAKLSYRVRIRY from the coding sequence ATGCGACAGCTCATCGCCTGCGCGCTGTTCCTGGCCGTCGGCACGGCCGAGGCGGCGCCGACATCTCTCGCCGTCAGCCGCGACAACCAGAAGGACGTGATGGTGACGATCTACAACGGCAACCTGGGCCTCGTGAAGGACACCCGCGAGATCCGGCTGCCGGCCGGCGTCCACCACCTGCGCTTCATGGACGTGGCGGCCCTGATCGATCCCACCACGCTGCACCTCAAGTCGCTCACCGACGCGGGCGGCCTGCGCATCCTCGAGCAGAACTACGAGTACGACCTGCTCACCAGCCAGAAGCTCATGGAGAAGTACGTGGGCCGCAAGGTCCGCCTCTACCAGGGCAGCTCCTGGATCGAGGCCACGCTGCTGTCGACCAACGGCCCCGTCTTCGAGATCAACGGGCAGATCCACCTCGGTCATCACGGCCAGATGGTGCTGCCGGCGCTGCCCGAGAACCTCGTCTCCAAGCCCACCCTCGTCTGGCTGCTCCGGAACCGGGCGCCGGCGCCCCAGCGGATCGAGGCCTCCTATCTGACGAGCGGCATCACCTGGAAGGCCGACTACGTGCTGGTCCTGAACCCCGACGACACGCGGACCGACCTCACCGGCTGGGTGACGATCGACAACAAGAGCGGCGCGACCTACCCGAACGCGGCGCTCAAGCTGGTGGCCGGGGATCTCAACCGGGCCCGCGACCCCCGGCGGGAGGGCCGGGTGATGGAGATGGCCGCCAAGGCCGCCTCGGTGGGCGACGCCAGCCTCGACTTCCGGGCCGAAGGCTTCTTCGAATACCACCTCTACACGCTCGACGGGCGCACCACGATCAAGGACAACCAGACCAAGCAGCTCACCCTGATGGCAGCCAGCGAGATCCCCGTCCAGAAGCACTTCATCTACTGGGGCGCTCAGGACTACTACCGCAACCGGTACGGCGTGCCCATCTCGAACCAGAAAGTAGGGGTCTACCTCGAGATCAAGAACGCCAAGGAGCACCGGCTCGGCGTCCCCCTGCCCCGGGGCAAGGTGCGGGTCTACAAGGCCGACGCCTCGGGCAGCCACCAGCTCATCGGCGAGGACTGGATCGGGCACACGCCCAGGGACGAGCGGGTGAAGGTCAAGATGGGCGAGGCCTTCGACGTGGTCGGCGACCGCAAGCAGACCGACTGGAAGAAGATCGCCCCCCACGTCTGGGAGGTGGAGTGGGAGGTGAGCCTGCGCAACCACAAGAAGGCGCCGGTCACCGTGCAGGTGATCGAGCCCGTGCCCGGCGAGTGGCAGGTGCTCCACGCCACCCACAAGGGCGACCGGATCGAGGCGCACACGCTGCGGTTCGACGTGCCGATCGCCGGGGAGAGCGCGGCGAAGCTCAGCTACCGCGTTCGGATCCGCTACTGA
- a CDS encoding response regulator, which translates to MLAVDDDPGFLEALDLILSEDFDFLTAQSGPQALELIGKRRVDVILLDLVMPEMNGFEVLERLRESRSTVPVIIVTAYNDVARVVRGMKAGAYNYVTKPWDDDADLITLIQGALQSHSCRTAVLLLSEEPGALASIEVALQAELKVISSAPARASAFGVRAEAIVIDGQFAEEGEIAALRGIRARFWDVPLVVITMASHDARLEDIAALHPAAVFVKPYALDDVLIRLTELLAGRGCSPRGWPRFTPEIRRAVEVLARQYSNPPSASALARAVHISEERLRSAFREALGMSPKEFAKRLQVAIAARLVRETDLRLAEIARRAGFHDESYFSRMFKEARGFRGPTP; encoded by the coding sequence GTGCTGGCAGTCGATGACGACCCGGGCTTCCTGGAGGCCCTGGACCTCATCCTGTCCGAAGATTTCGACTTCCTCACCGCGCAAAGCGGCCCGCAGGCGCTCGAGCTCATCGGCAAGCGCCGTGTCGATGTGATCCTGCTCGACCTCGTGATGCCCGAGATGAATGGCTTCGAAGTCCTCGAGCGTCTCCGGGAGTCGCGGTCCACGGTCCCGGTCATCATCGTCACCGCGTACAACGACGTCGCTCGTGTCGTGAGGGGCATGAAGGCCGGCGCCTATAACTACGTGACGAAGCCCTGGGATGATGACGCCGATCTCATCACCCTGATCCAGGGTGCTCTGCAGTCTCACTCGTGCAGGACGGCGGTGCTTCTGCTGAGCGAGGAGCCAGGGGCTCTGGCTTCCATAGAAGTGGCGCTTCAGGCGGAGTTGAAGGTCATATCTTCAGCCCCGGCTCGGGCCTCAGCCTTCGGCGTCCGGGCCGAGGCAATCGTAATCGACGGTCAGTTTGCAGAGGAGGGTGAAATTGCTGCCTTGCGGGGCATCCGAGCCCGGTTCTGGGATGTCCCGCTCGTAGTAATTACGATGGCTTCTCACGATGCCCGCCTCGAGGATATCGCCGCCCTCCACCCCGCCGCGGTGTTCGTGAAGCCCTATGCCCTGGACGATGTCCTGATTCGTCTCACCGAGCTACTGGCCGGTCGTGGGTGCTCCCCACGCGGATGGCCGCGGTTCACCCCTGAGATACGGCGCGCCGTCGAAGTGCTGGCTCGACAGTACTCAAATCCGCCGAGCGCATCAGCGCTGGCGCGAGCTGTTCACATCTCTGAAGAGAGGCTCAGGAGCGCGTTCCGCGAGGCGTTAGGAATGAGCCCAAAGGAGTTCGCCAAGCGGTTGCAGGTCGCCATTGCTGCCCGGCTCGTCCGCGAGACCGATCTGAGACTTGCCGAGATTGCCCGCCGAGCGGGGTTCCACGACGAGTCCTACTTCTCACGCATGTTCAAGGAGGCACGAGGGTTCCGAGGGCCTACACCCTAA
- a CDS encoding alpha-hydroxy acid oxidase, producing the protein MSSGLEERFLTLHEIVRAARVNLAPGPWDYLAGGAETETTLRRNRQALDAVGFRPRVLRDVSKIDCTSTLLGRAVRLPVMLAPVGSIETFSPGGGATAAQAAAEFGIPQMLSSVCNPGLEATAKAAPDAFRIFQLYVRGDDAWVDDFVKRARDHGYAAFCLTVDTAVYSRRERDLARRFVKPWRVRAGGFEYQASLNWDHVKRFKDVHDIPLALKGIATAEDAALAVEHGVEIVYVSNHGGRQLDHGRGTLEVLPEVLAAVDGRATVIVDGGIMRGTDVIKAIATGAHAVAIGRLECCGLAAAGQAGLVRVLELLEDEVRVCMGLMGVSRLSQLDRSYLHPATPVCPPHVTSAFPLLEEEGY; encoded by the coding sequence GTGAGCTCCGGCCTCGAGGAGCGGTTCCTCACGTTGCACGAAATCGTCCGGGCCGCCCGGGTCAACCTGGCCCCGGGCCCGTGGGACTACCTGGCCGGCGGCGCCGAGACCGAAACGACGCTGCGCCGCAACCGCCAGGCGCTGGACGCCGTGGGCTTCCGGCCGCGCGTCCTGCGCGACGTCTCCAAGATCGACTGCACCTCGACCTTGCTGGGCCGGGCGGTTCGCTTGCCGGTGATGCTGGCTCCCGTCGGCTCCATCGAGACGTTCAGCCCCGGGGGCGGCGCCACGGCGGCTCAGGCCGCCGCCGAGTTCGGCATCCCGCAGATGCTCTCGTCGGTCTGCAACCCGGGTCTGGAGGCCACGGCCAAGGCGGCCCCCGATGCCTTCCGCATCTTTCAGCTCTACGTGCGCGGTGACGACGCCTGGGTCGACGACTTCGTCAAGCGGGCCCGCGATCACGGGTACGCCGCCTTCTGCCTCACCGTGGACACGGCCGTCTACAGCCGGCGCGAGCGGGACCTGGCCCGCCGCTTCGTCAAGCCCTGGCGCGTGCGCGCCGGCGGCTTCGAGTACCAGGCGAGCCTGAACTGGGACCACGTCAAGCGCTTCAAGGACGTGCACGACATCCCGCTGGCCCTCAAGGGCATCGCCACCGCCGAGGACGCCGCGCTGGCCGTCGAGCACGGCGTCGAGATCGTCTACGTGTCCAACCACGGCGGCCGCCAGCTCGACCACGGGCGGGGCACGCTGGAGGTGCTGCCCGAGGTGCTGGCCGCCGTCGACGGGCGCGCCACCGTCATCGTGGACGGCGGGATCATGCGCGGCACCGACGTGATCAAGGCGATCGCCACGGGCGCCCACGCCGTGGCCATCGGCCGTCTGGAGTGCTGCGGCCTCGCCGCCGCCGGCCAGGCCGGCCTGGTCCGCGTGCTCGAGCTGCTGGAGGACGAGGTCCGGGTCTGCATGGGGCTGATGGGCGTGAGCCGCCTCTCCCAGCTCGACCGCTCCTATCTGCACCCGGCGACCCCCGTGTGCCCGCCCCACGTGACGAGCGCCTTCCCGCTGCTGGAGGAAGAGGGCTATTAG
- a CDS encoding phosphatase PAP2 family protein: MRRVLRLPFRWLGRPEGVVLFVAFVLVLAVTAFIELADEVVEGETRNFDEWLLRLLREPDNPRIPRGPVWLMEAAHDVTALGGRTALTLVVLIAMGYLGLDGKPGGMWLVVLAAAGGGLLSTVMKNLFDRDRPDIVPHMITVASPSFPSGHSMLAAVVYLTLGALLARFIVRRRVRVYVLTIALLLTLLVGASRVYLGVHYPTDVLSGWTAGLAWALVCWLVARYLQRRGKIEPPS, from the coding sequence ATGCGTCGCGTGCTACGGCTGCCTTTCCGCTGGCTGGGCCGGCCGGAAGGCGTCGTGCTCTTCGTGGCGTTTGTCCTGGTCCTGGCCGTGACGGCCTTCATCGAGCTGGCCGACGAGGTCGTCGAGGGCGAGACCAGAAACTTCGACGAGTGGCTGTTGCGGCTGCTTCGCGAGCCCGACAACCCTCGAATCCCTCGCGGTCCCGTGTGGCTGATGGAAGCCGCGCACGACGTCACCGCGCTGGGCGGCCGCACGGCGCTCACTCTGGTGGTCCTCATCGCCATGGGGTATCTGGGCCTCGACGGCAAACCCGGCGGGATGTGGCTCGTCGTTCTGGCCGCGGCCGGCGGCGGGTTGCTGAGCACGGTGATGAAGAACCTCTTCGACCGCGACCGTCCGGACATCGTGCCCCACATGATCACGGTCGCCTCGCCGAGCTTTCCCAGCGGCCACTCGATGCTGGCCGCCGTGGTCTATCTCACCCTGGGCGCCCTGCTCGCCCGGTTCATTGTGCGCCGGCGTGTGCGCGTGTACGTCCTGACCATCGCGTTGCTGCTCACGCTGCTGGTCGGCGCCAGCCGCGTGTACCTGGGCGTCCACTATCCCACCGACGTCCTGAGCGGCTGGACGGCGGGCCTGGCCTGGGCCCTCGTGTGCTGGCTCGTCGCCCGCTACCTGCAGCGCCGCGGAAAGATCGAGCCGCCGAGCTGA
- a CDS encoding zinc-binding dehydrogenase produces MKIIHQGMPHMPPYGEFIFGHEYAGEVVALGSTVDEFRVGDRVVVEAHMGCRRCENCIRGLYTACLNSGNMKRGHRANGFTTNGGLAEYALNHVNTLYRIPDGISYEEAVVVMTAGSPLYGLERAGGYFAGETVAVLGPGPIGLMALQLVKALGAVRVVLTGTRPSRLALGKELGADVIVNSREQDPVAAVREATNGRGADVSIECAGGDDTFDQAIKMTKPGGRVILVAYYHGPVTADVSDAVRRNLTIYTERGEGGTSVGRALALLAAGRIRAKPLVSQIFPLTDVHRGFEVLEKRIGDPIKVIFHP; encoded by the coding sequence CTGAAAATCATCCACCAGGGCATGCCCCACATGCCCCCGTACGGCGAGTTCATCTTCGGCCACGAGTACGCGGGAGAGGTGGTGGCGCTCGGCAGCACGGTGGACGAGTTTCGGGTGGGCGACCGGGTGGTCGTCGAGGCGCACATGGGGTGCCGGCGGTGCGAGAACTGCATCCGCGGCCTGTACACGGCGTGCCTGAATTCCGGCAACATGAAGCGCGGGCACCGGGCCAACGGGTTCACCACCAATGGCGGGCTGGCCGAGTACGCCCTGAACCACGTCAACACGCTCTACCGCATCCCCGACGGGATCTCCTACGAGGAGGCCGTGGTCGTGATGACGGCCGGCAGCCCCCTCTACGGGCTCGAGCGGGCCGGCGGCTACTTCGCGGGGGAGACGGTCGCGGTGCTGGGACCGGGCCCGATCGGGTTGATGGCGTTGCAGCTCGTCAAGGCCCTGGGTGCCGTGCGCGTCGTCCTCACGGGCACGCGGCCGTCGCGCCTGGCCCTCGGCAAGGAGCTGGGCGCCGACGTGATCGTGAACAGCCGTGAGCAGGACCCGGTGGCGGCGGTACGCGAGGCCACCAACGGCCGCGGCGCCGACGTCAGCATCGAGTGCGCAGGCGGCGACGACACGTTCGACCAGGCCATCAAGATGACCAAGCCCGGCGGCCGGGTGATCCTGGTCGCGTACTATCACGGCCCCGTCACCGCCGACGTGTCGGATGCCGTGCGCCGTAACTTGACGATCTACACGGAGCGCGGCGAGGGCGGCACGAGCGTGGGGCGGGCCCTGGCCTTGCTGGCGGCCGGCCGGATCCGCGCCAAGCCTCTGGTCAGCCAGATTTTCCCCCTCACCGACGTCCACCGGGGCTTCGAGGTGCTGGAAAAGCGCATCGGCGATCCCATCAAGGTGATCTTCCACCCATGA
- a CDS encoding tripartite tricarboxylate transporter substrate binding protein, with translation MTALLAALLAGTPAAWGQAFPAKPIELIIPFGAGGSADIEGRIIAKAAEKILGVPVVPINKPGAGGALAYTHVKGAAPDGYTVAWNSTSLLTTSNIGTLAFPWDALDHVARVSTQAMPLAVRADAPWKTFQDFVAHARANPGKVRIGNAGHGSGTHFAALAVTEATDIKVIHAPLGSGKRVASLLRGEVEMISVPTPEIAAQVRAGEVRILAVPSEAPDPAFPGVPTLRQAGVPVAMELFRGLSVPKGTPAAVIQKLAEAFGKAAQDESFKEAGVKGGYLVGVQGPAEFRKYLAEQNAFIADLVKKAGLKK, from the coding sequence TTGACCGCTCTGCTCGCCGCGCTCCTGGCCGGGACGCCCGCAGCCTGGGGCCAGGCCTTCCCGGCGAAACCGATCGAGCTCATCATTCCCTTCGGCGCCGGCGGCTCCGCCGACATCGAGGGGCGGATCATCGCCAAGGCGGCCGAGAAGATCCTCGGCGTGCCCGTCGTGCCCATCAACAAGCCGGGAGCTGGCGGCGCGCTCGCCTACACCCACGTGAAGGGCGCGGCGCCGGATGGATACACGGTGGCGTGGAACTCCACCTCCCTGCTGACGACCTCGAACATCGGGACGCTCGCCTTCCCCTGGGATGCCCTGGATCACGTGGCGCGCGTGTCGACCCAGGCGATGCCGCTGGCGGTCCGTGCCGACGCGCCCTGGAAAACGTTCCAGGACTTTGTCGCCCACGCCCGCGCCAACCCCGGGAAGGTGCGCATCGGCAACGCCGGCCACGGCAGCGGCACCCACTTCGCGGCGCTGGCGGTGACGGAAGCGACGGACATCAAGGTGATCCACGCGCCCCTCGGCTCCGGCAAGCGCGTGGCCAGTCTGCTCCGCGGCGAAGTCGAGATGATCAGCGTGCCCACCCCGGAGATTGCCGCCCAGGTCCGGGCCGGTGAGGTGCGCATCCTGGCCGTCCCGAGCGAGGCGCCCGATCCCGCCTTCCCGGGCGTGCCCACGCTGCGTCAGGCCGGCGTGCCGGTGGCGATGGAACTGTTCCGCGGCCTCAGCGTGCCCAAGGGCACCCCGGCCGCGGTCATCCAGAAGCTGGCCGAGGCGTTTGGGAAAGCGGCTCAGGACGAGAGCTTCAAGGAGGCCGGCGTCAAGGGCGGCTACCTGGTCGGCGTCCAGGGCCCGGCCGAGTTTCGCAAGTACCTGGCCGAGCAGAACGCGTTCATCGCGGACCTCGTGAAGAAGGCCGGCCTCAAGAAGTAG